A single window of Tautonia marina DNA harbors:
- the gatA gene encoding Asp-tRNA(Asn)/Glu-tRNA(Gln) amidotransferase subunit GatA, producing the protein MDPLGATLSGLLNGYHSGTFSSEEAVGAFIRRIEAHNGRLNALIDFDPAPALEQARSIDDRRKRGEPLGPLAGVPIAIKDNICRRGELTTCCSQMLASYRPPFDATVIQRLRAADAILLGRLNMDEFAMGSSNETSAYGPARNPWDPDRSPGGSSGGAASAVAASFAPSALGSDTGGSIRQPASLCGVVGLKPTYGRVSRYGLVAFASSLDQIGPFGHEVADVARLLSVIAGRDPMDATSVDLPVPDYLSAIEAKADRPLRVGIAREFFAEGLDPEVEAVVREAARVFEAEGATVSDISLPNTSQAIPAYYIVAPAEASSNLARYDGTIFGHRAEDFEPKTDAERELPALIRMMMASRAEGFGPEVTRRIMLGTFVLSAGYADKYYVQALKVRRLIRDDFDRAFQDVDVILGPTSPVPAFKVGEKVSDPLAMYLLDVYTGSANLAGIPGISLPGGLSKSGLPIGIQLQAPAFAEETLLRAARTFERATDWHTKRPKLD; encoded by the coding sequence ATGGACCCGCTGGGCGCCACTCTCTCCGGCTTGCTGAACGGCTATCACTCGGGCACCTTCTCGAGCGAGGAGGCGGTCGGGGCCTTCATCCGTCGAATCGAAGCCCACAACGGCCGGCTCAACGCCTTGATCGACTTCGATCCGGCCCCCGCACTGGAACAGGCCCGATCGATCGACGACCGCCGTAAGCGCGGCGAGCCGCTCGGCCCTTTGGCCGGTGTTCCGATTGCAATCAAGGACAACATCTGCCGCCGAGGCGAGTTGACCACCTGTTGCAGCCAGATGCTCGCCTCGTACCGCCCTCCGTTCGATGCCACCGTGATCCAGCGCTTGCGAGCCGCCGATGCCATTCTGCTCGGCCGGCTCAACATGGATGAGTTTGCGATGGGCTCGTCCAACGAGACAAGCGCCTACGGTCCGGCACGCAATCCCTGGGACCCGGATCGTTCCCCCGGCGGATCATCGGGCGGAGCCGCCTCGGCCGTGGCCGCTTCGTTCGCCCCTTCGGCGCTGGGCAGCGACACCGGCGGCTCGATCCGGCAACCGGCGAGCCTCTGCGGTGTGGTTGGTCTGAAACCGACCTACGGCCGGGTCAGCCGATACGGCCTGGTCGCATTCGCCAGCTCGCTCGACCAGATCGGCCCGTTCGGACACGAAGTGGCCGATGTGGCCCGCCTGCTTTCGGTCATCGCCGGCCGAGACCCGATGGACGCGACCAGCGTCGACCTGCCCGTGCCAGATTATCTCTCGGCGATCGAGGCGAAGGCCGATCGCCCGTTGCGTGTCGGGATTGCGCGGGAATTCTTCGCCGAAGGGCTCGACCCGGAGGTCGAGGCCGTGGTTCGAGAGGCCGCCCGCGTTTTCGAAGCCGAAGGGGCGACCGTCTCCGACATCTCCTTGCCGAACACGAGCCAGGCGATTCCGGCCTACTACATCGTCGCCCCGGCCGAGGCCTCCAGCAACCTCGCCCGCTACGACGGCACCATCTTCGGTCACCGCGCCGAGGACTTCGAGCCGAAAACCGACGCTGAACGCGAGCTGCCCGCCCTGATCCGCATGATGATGGCTTCCCGCGCCGAGGGATTTGGTCCCGAGGTTACGCGGCGAATCATGCTCGGCACCTTCGTTCTCTCGGCCGGTTATGCCGACAAGTACTACGTCCAGGCCCTGAAGGTCCGCCGCCTGATCCGCGACGACTTCGATCGGGCCTTCCAGGACGTTGACGTCATCCTCGGCCCGACGAGCCCCGTCCCCGCCTTCAAGGTCGGTGAGAAGGTGAGCGACCCGCTGGCCATGTACCTGCTCGACGTGTACACCGGCTCGGCCAACCTGGCTGGGATTCCCGGTATCAGCCTGCCTGGCGGGCTCTCGAAATCGGGCCTGCCCATCGGCATCCAGCTTCAGGCCCCCGCCTTCGCCGAGGAAACCCTCCTCCGCGCCGCCCGGACCTTCGAGCGCGCTACCGACTGGCACACCAAACGGCCGAAGTTGGATTGA
- the gatB gene encoding Asp-tRNA(Asn)/Glu-tRNA(Gln) amidotransferase subunit GatB, giving the protein MGATETIMEYDIIIGLEIHVQLQTESKMFSGCGTEFGLPPNTQTDPVSLGLPGTLPVMNGKAFNLALKTALAFGAEIARFTKWDRKNYYYPDLPKNYQISQYDLPFSTGGSLPIPERKDGGGGGSVRLTRIHLEEDTGKMIHAAGGMSEVDLNRAGVPLLEIVTEPDLRDPADARGCLEELRLTLRYLGVSDCEMQEGSLRCDANVNLHIRTDDGTKIATPIVEIKNMNSFSAVEKALHYEVERQFEKWKDDGLTIHDAHKETRGWSDPDGITKPQRQKETAADYRYFPEPDLVPVEVDDAWIARLREEIGELPMARRSRFESEYGLSAYDANVLVEQGQDVADYFDAVARETGEAKLASNWIQQDILRSIKEKKIGLSDLHVDPASLSDLIKRVKRKELNTNQGREVLSKMIDTGQAAETIIAEGGYGLIGDRDALAAVVAETIDANPKALEDLAGGKKKPEAVKGWLRGQVMKKTQGKADPELVVELLEARLTELGH; this is encoded by the coding sequence ATGGGTGCAACAGAAACAATCATGGAATACGACATTATCATCGGCCTGGAAATTCACGTGCAGTTGCAGACCGAGAGCAAGATGTTCTCCGGTTGCGGCACCGAATTCGGCCTTCCGCCCAATACGCAGACCGACCCGGTCTCGCTCGGCTTGCCGGGGACCTTGCCGGTAATGAACGGTAAGGCGTTCAATCTTGCGCTGAAAACAGCCCTCGCTTTCGGAGCGGAGATCGCCCGATTCACGAAGTGGGACCGCAAGAATTACTATTATCCTGATCTGCCGAAGAATTATCAGATCAGCCAGTATGATCTCCCTTTCAGTACCGGCGGTTCCTTGCCGATCCCCGAACGCAAGGACGGTGGTGGTGGTGGCAGCGTTCGCCTGACCCGCATTCACCTGGAAGAAGACACGGGAAAGATGATCCACGCCGCCGGCGGCATGTCGGAAGTGGACCTCAACCGCGCCGGTGTCCCCTTGCTGGAAATCGTCACCGAACCCGATCTCCGCGATCCGGCAGACGCTCGCGGATGTCTCGAAGAACTGAGGCTCACCCTTCGCTACCTTGGCGTTTCCGATTGCGAAATGCAGGAAGGCAGCCTTCGCTGCGACGCAAACGTGAATCTTCACATTCGCACTGACGACGGCACCAAAATCGCCACGCCGATCGTCGAAATCAAGAACATGAACAGCTTTAGTGCTGTTGAAAAAGCTCTCCACTATGAGGTCGAACGTCAGTTCGAAAAGTGGAAGGACGACGGGCTCACCATTCACGACGCACACAAGGAAACCCGCGGCTGGAGCGACCCCGACGGCATCACCAAGCCCCAGCGCCAGAAAGAAACCGCCGCAGACTACCGCTACTTCCCCGAACCCGATCTCGTGCCCGTCGAGGTGGACGACGCCTGGATCGCTCGGCTCCGCGAAGAGATCGGCGAACTACCGATGGCTCGACGATCTCGCTTTGAGTCCGAATATGGGCTCTCCGCGTACGATGCCAACGTCCTCGTCGAGCAGGGGCAAGACGTCGCCGACTATTTCGACGCGGTCGCCCGGGAAACCGGTGAAGCCAAGCTGGCCAGCAACTGGATCCAGCAAGACATCCTCCGCTCCATCAAAGAGAAGAAGATCGGCCTGAGCGACCTGCATGTCGACCCCGCCTCGCTCTCTGACCTGATCAAGCGTGTCAAGCGCAAAGAACTAAACACCAATCAAGGCCGGGAAGTACTCTCCAAGATGATCGACACCGGCCAAGCTGCCGAAACGATCATTGCCGAAGGGGGATACGGCCTGATCGGGGATCGAGACGCTCTGGCCGCTGTCGTCGCCGAGACGATCGACGCGAATCCGAAGGCGCTCGAAGACCTTGCCGGTGGCAAGAAGAAGCCCGAAGCCGTCAAGGGATGGCTGCGTGGCCAGGTCATGAAGAAAACGCAGGGCAAGGCCGACCCGGAACTGGTCGTTGAACTGCTCGAAGCTCGACTTACAGAACTCGGGCATTAA
- a CDS encoding sugar phosphate isomerase/epimerase family protein, with amino-acid sequence MTHRRSFLRTSGLGLAAAMTAGIRPSGAAQDDAKPPFRKAIKIGMSPRNLPLVERFKLIKACGFDGVDMDSPNDLPLDEVLRAKEESGLIIHGCVCSTHWASPLSHPDPEVRAKTVAGMTTAIDDCKAYGGTTVLLVPAVVNESISYDEAYERSQAEIRTLLPKAEESGITIAFENVWNNFLLSPLEFARYIDEFESDHVGAYFDIGNVIRYGWAEQWVRVLGDRIVKLDVKEYSRDIMMNEGLGKGFNVPLGEGSVDWPAVTEALDAIGYRGWATAELRGGDAEYLKDVAARMDRCFGMA; translated from the coding sequence ATGACCCACCGACGCTCATTTCTCCGCACCTCCGGCCTTGGCCTTGCCGCAGCGATGACCGCCGGAATTCGTCCCTCCGGCGCCGCTCAGGATGACGCCAAGCCCCCCTTCCGCAAGGCGATCAAGATCGGCATGTCGCCTCGGAACCTGCCGCTTGTCGAGCGGTTCAAGCTCATCAAGGCGTGCGGATTCGATGGCGTTGACATGGATAGCCCGAACGATCTGCCACTCGACGAGGTCCTGCGTGCCAAGGAAGAATCGGGCCTGATCATCCACGGCTGTGTCTGTTCAACCCACTGGGCCAGCCCCCTGTCTCACCCCGATCCCGAGGTCCGGGCCAAGACCGTCGCCGGGATGACGACCGCGATCGACGATTGCAAAGCCTACGGCGGCACCACCGTCCTGCTCGTCCCGGCGGTCGTCAACGAGTCAATTAGCTACGACGAAGCGTACGAACGCTCTCAGGCCGAGATCCGCACCTTGCTGCCGAAGGCGGAAGAATCCGGAATCACCATCGCTTTTGAAAATGTTTGGAATAATTTCCTGCTCAGCCCGCTCGAATTCGCTCGATACATCGACGAATTCGAAAGCGACCACGTTGGCGCCTATTTTGACATCGGAAACGTTATCCGCTACGGCTGGGCGGAGCAGTGGGTCCGGGTGCTCGGCGATCGGATCGTCAAACTCGACGTCAAGGAATACAGCCGAGACATCATGATGAATGAAGGGCTCGGCAAGGGCTTCAATGTTCCGCTCGGCGAAGGCTCGGTCGACTGGCCCGCCGTCACCGAGGCACTTGACGCGATTGGCTACCGAGGATGGGCCACTGCCGAGTTGCGCGGCGGCGACGCCGAGTACCTGAAAGACGTCGCGGCTCGAATGGATCGCTGCTTCGGCATGGCCTGA
- a CDS encoding phosphotriesterase family protein encodes MNRRDLLRSITALALASPGGEASESSGDRAIMMTVLGPIDAAEMGVTLPHEHLLVDFAGAEIASPERYDADEVFDTVLPFLEQVRDLGCRTLCECTPAYLARDPLLLARLSRATGMHLLTNSGYYNANGGKHLPEHARHDSAEELANRWTSEWENGIEDTGIRPGFLKIGVDRGPLPKLSRTLVRAAAITHLRTGLTIAAHTGDGRAAMEELDLIEAEGVSPSAFIWVHAQSEPATEFHLKAAERGAWVEFDGIGPQSINQHIGLVRSMAEAGHLDRVLLSHDAGWYHVGKPGGGTFRPFDTLFTQFLPALEREGFANNDLRRLIVEHPADAFTVKVRKAST; translated from the coding sequence ATGAACCGACGCGACCTGCTCCGGTCGATCACTGCGCTAGCGCTGGCCTCTCCGGGCGGAGAGGCCAGTGAATCATCTGGTGATCGAGCGATCATGATGACCGTGCTCGGCCCGATCGACGCGGCTGAGATGGGGGTCACCCTCCCTCATGAGCACTTGCTCGTCGATTTCGCTGGAGCAGAGATTGCCTCGCCCGAGCGATACGACGCCGATGAGGTCTTCGACACCGTCCTGCCCTTTCTGGAACAGGTTCGCGACCTTGGGTGCCGCACCCTTTGCGAATGCACCCCGGCCTACCTCGCGAGAGATCCGCTGCTCCTGGCGAGGTTGTCCCGAGCGACCGGGATGCACCTCCTGACCAACTCAGGCTATTACAACGCCAACGGCGGGAAACACCTTCCTGAACACGCCCGGCACGACTCGGCCGAGGAACTGGCCAACCGCTGGACCTCTGAATGGGAGAACGGCATCGAGGACACCGGAATCCGGCCCGGTTTTCTCAAGATCGGCGTCGATCGGGGGCCATTACCAAAGCTCAGCCGGACGCTCGTCCGGGCCGCCGCGATCACTCACCTGCGCACCGGCTTGACCATCGCCGCCCACACCGGAGACGGGCGAGCGGCGATGGAAGAACTCGACCTGATTGAGGCGGAAGGGGTCAGCCCCTCGGCGTTCATCTGGGTTCATGCCCAGAGCGAGCCGGCCACCGAATTCCACCTCAAGGCTGCCGAACGAGGCGCGTGGGTCGAGTTCGACGGCATCGGACCGCAAAGCATCAACCAGCATATTGGCCTTGTTCGATCCATGGCCGAGGCGGGGCACCTCGATCGCGTCCTCCTCTCGCATGACGCCGGCTGGTATCACGTCGGCAAACCGGGCGGGGGAACGTTCCGTCCCTTCGACACCCTGTTCACCCAGTTCCTCCCGGCACTCGAACGCGAGGGGTTTGCGAATAACGATCTTCGGCGGTTGATCGTCGAGCATCCGGCCGACGCCTTCACGGTGAAGGTGCGGAAGGCATCGACCTGA
- a CDS encoding alkaline phosphatase family protein, whose translation MSESATAPLVLISAVGLTPKLLPHAPRLAALARSGWSRPVLDSVPAVTCTAQATLLTGRTPQDHGIVGNGWLFRDTREVRFWQQSRALIQSDLLEEVARSRARQRGRSFRVAKLFWWFNQGAEVDVSITPKPLYGADGSKVFGIWGSPPDVPPRLEATLGPFPFPSFWGPMAGLPATAWIARCAAEVMAAEHPDLTLVYLPHLDYDPQRFGPSGCDMPRLVRELDEAAAPLLDAANAAGAQVWVFGEYGHCDVSRAILPNRVLREAGLLSVRSGVFGDQLEPFQSRVFAVCDHQLAHIYVREANDLPRVRDLIAALPGVDRVFVGDERAEIALDHPRSGELVVLSAPDAWFAYPFWLNDEQAPDYARTVDIHRKPGYDPCELFFDPKLPNPKFRAMRRLLQKKLGFRTLMDLISLDPSLVRGSHGRPSEQDDTRPILIGHGPEPIDPTALPMTSVRDLLLDALGVAE comes from the coding sequence GTGTCCGAGTCTGCGACCGCTCCGCTCGTCCTCATCAGCGCGGTGGGCCTGACCCCGAAGCTCCTGCCGCATGCCCCCCGTCTCGCGGCGCTCGCCCGAAGCGGGTGGAGCCGACCTGTCCTTGACAGCGTTCCCGCGGTGACATGCACGGCTCAGGCGACTCTACTCACGGGCCGAACGCCCCAGGATCATGGCATCGTCGGCAACGGCTGGTTGTTCCGAGACACGCGAGAGGTTCGATTCTGGCAGCAGTCGCGGGCCCTGATTCAATCCGATTTGCTCGAGGAGGTCGCTCGATCCCGAGCCCGGCAGCGTGGTCGGTCGTTCCGGGTTGCCAAGCTGTTCTGGTGGTTCAATCAGGGCGCGGAGGTCGATGTCAGCATCACTCCGAAGCCGCTATATGGGGCCGATGGAAGCAAGGTGTTCGGGATCTGGGGATCGCCTCCCGACGTGCCACCTCGCCTGGAGGCAACACTCGGCCCGTTCCCGTTCCCATCCTTCTGGGGGCCGATGGCCGGGTTGCCCGCGACCGCATGGATCGCTCGGTGCGCGGCCGAGGTCATGGCCGCCGAACACCCGGATCTCACCCTCGTCTACCTTCCCCACCTCGACTACGATCCCCAGCGGTTTGGTCCTTCGGGCTGCGATATGCCCCGCCTCGTGAGGGAACTGGACGAGGCCGCCGCCCCCTTGCTCGATGCTGCGAACGCGGCCGGTGCCCAGGTCTGGGTCTTCGGCGAATACGGACACTGTGACGTGTCACGGGCGATCCTTCCCAATCGCGTACTCCGCGAAGCAGGACTCCTTTCGGTTCGCTCGGGGGTTTTCGGCGATCAGCTCGAACCGTTTCAGAGTCGTGTCTTCGCCGTTTGTGACCATCAATTGGCTCATATTTATGTGCGTGAAGCCAACGATCTCCCTCGCGTTCGGGACCTGATCGCGGCGCTTCCCGGGGTTGATCGAGTCTTCGTCGGAGACGAACGGGCCGAGATCGCTCTTGATCATCCTCGGTCGGGCGAGTTGGTGGTGCTTTCTGCACCGGATGCCTGGTTCGCGTATCCCTTCTGGCTCAACGACGAGCAGGCACCGGATTACGCCCGCACGGTCGATATTCATCGCAAGCCTGGATACGACCCGTGCGAGCTGTTCTTTGACCCGAAGCTCCCCAACCCAAAGTTCCGAGCCATGCGGCGATTGCTCCAGAAGAAGCTCGGCTTCCGGACCCTGATGGACCTGATCTCCCTCGATCCTTCCCTCGTCCGAGGTAGCCACGGCCGACCGTCCGAGCAGGACGACACCCGCCCGATCCTCATCGGGCACGGTCCCGAACCGATCGATCCGACTGCCTTGCCGATGACCTCGGTGCGCGATCTGTTGCTCGACGCGCTCGGTGTTGCCGAGTGA
- a CDS encoding cytochrome c biogenesis protein translates to MLRSPARTWIGLAMALATLAAPSVSRAQSEGSSSQTSPDESAYRALGRLVLMHEGRRKPLDTVARQEVKAVTGRQSFEPIGPDGTIGPEWGPVATLFSWSNAPDYWDDQRFILAEYLPLRRMLLSSSIGSLLQAVADDPETSESLKERVQSILDRQDEVEGPDGIATVEELKSIARDAGLPDSLQDPIEALAHRIDGHEKFLSPRELEEATVPIQGRQVRFDQWYIDIAMRSRPDPKTNIPPTLSPLEKKVGEVFNRLTRYQAIRGDHGSGMLGAEVDVDRLIPRPANARYIEFLGSVRAKYDAFVEANKETLNLPMIDRVKRDMRDVKVITLEAPGGQEFRLDQFLAVLVDVPGADFNPVERDALSTLAEYYGDLPAEDRKVPGTDDDADEQLLAWLKADADWAPVALILDSDLDELAEAGYDRDEVSRFREAILAAKDAEADEPGSLTADQAEAVVASTRALAADLSTYPTVVEVDREVHYNTFAPFYKAPTYYGLGFALLGLCLMIGTISGGAAGAIRKSLYVLGLLGLVGGIGLEIYGFALRILISGWAPVTNLYETVIWVALIAAVIGLVLEAIYRRVYPAAAAAGVAMLCTIIAANAQSVLNPNIEALNPILRSNYWLTIHVITIVSSYAAFALALGLGLIGTWFYLTAPYRRDVGMGELARPLMAVPVLAGLGTVGIYGSYNGWASTSTSMISLWGLNISGADILFFGGWALAAAGIAVMVMVLSGLFGELIARLTLRNQRASANQGATAAVDSKVEAVSSSETGGGTATLTRPSIAEIKARNAEMYGHGGDDPRERAMRERAEQVKPISSFVYRALQVGVLLVAAGTILGGVWADYSWGRFWGWDPKEVSALITLLVYLIPLHGRFAGWIGSFGMTMASVLCFNSVLMAWYGVNFLLGVGLHSYGFAEGGNQGAVLLSALLVSSLAFGAIWRRSLAKREITPTVA, encoded by the coding sequence ATGCTCCGTAGTCCTGCCAGGACCTGGATCGGCCTGGCGATGGCCCTCGCAACGCTGGCCGCCCCGAGCGTCTCGAGGGCACAGTCTGAGGGCTCCTCCTCCCAGACCTCACCCGACGAATCGGCCTACCGGGCGCTCGGTCGCCTGGTCTTGATGCACGAAGGCCGGCGCAAGCCGCTCGACACCGTCGCCCGGCAAGAAGTCAAGGCCGTCACCGGCCGGCAATCGTTCGAGCCGATCGGCCCGGACGGGACGATCGGCCCTGAGTGGGGGCCCGTCGCCACTCTGTTCAGTTGGTCTAACGCGCCGGACTACTGGGACGATCAGCGGTTCATCCTGGCCGAGTACCTCCCCCTCCGCCGGATGCTTCTTTCCAGCTCGATTGGGTCGCTGCTGCAAGCGGTTGCCGATGACCCTGAAACGTCCGAGAGTTTGAAAGAACGAGTGCAGAGCATCCTGGATCGACAGGACGAGGTTGAAGGGCCCGACGGAATTGCCACGGTCGAGGAACTGAAGTCGATAGCCCGCGATGCCGGCCTGCCTGACTCGCTTCAGGACCCAATCGAAGCCCTGGCCCATCGGATCGATGGGCACGAGAAATTCCTCTCCCCTCGGGAGCTGGAAGAGGCGACCGTGCCGATCCAGGGGCGACAGGTTCGCTTCGATCAGTGGTATATTGATATTGCCATGCGGTCGCGGCCCGATCCGAAGACCAACATTCCGCCGACCCTCAGCCCCCTGGAAAAAAAGGTGGGCGAGGTCTTCAATCGTCTCACCCGTTACCAGGCGATTCGGGGTGATCACGGCTCCGGAATGCTTGGCGCGGAGGTCGATGTGGATCGCCTGATCCCTCGCCCGGCCAACGCCCGCTACATTGAGTTTCTCGGCAGCGTTCGAGCCAAGTACGACGCCTTCGTCGAGGCGAACAAGGAGACGCTGAATCTGCCGATGATCGACCGCGTCAAGCGCGATATGCGCGACGTGAAGGTCATCACGCTGGAAGCCCCTGGTGGCCAGGAATTCCGGCTCGATCAGTTCCTTGCCGTGCTGGTGGACGTTCCGGGAGCGGACTTTAATCCGGTCGAACGTGATGCCCTGTCGACACTGGCCGAGTATTACGGCGACCTTCCCGCCGAGGACCGCAAGGTTCCCGGCACCGACGACGACGCCGATGAGCAACTGCTGGCCTGGCTCAAGGCCGACGCCGACTGGGCACCGGTGGCCTTGATCCTTGACAGCGACCTCGACGAACTGGCCGAGGCTGGTTACGACCGCGACGAGGTGAGCCGCTTCCGCGAAGCGATTCTCGCCGCCAAGGATGCCGAGGCCGACGAACCGGGATCACTCACCGCCGATCAGGCCGAAGCCGTGGTGGCCTCGACCCGAGCCCTTGCCGCCGACCTGAGTACCTATCCGACGGTTGTTGAGGTTGACCGCGAGGTCCACTACAACACGTTTGCACCCTTTTACAAGGCTCCGACCTATTACGGCCTTGGCTTCGCCTTGCTCGGGCTCTGCCTGATGATCGGCACGATCAGCGGTGGAGCGGCCGGTGCCATTCGAAAGTCACTCTACGTACTGGGGCTGCTCGGCCTGGTCGGTGGGATCGGACTGGAGATTTACGGCTTCGCGCTCCGCATCCTGATCTCGGGATGGGCTCCGGTCACGAACCTTTACGAGACCGTGATCTGGGTGGCGCTGATCGCCGCGGTGATTGGCCTGGTTCTTGAGGCCATTTATCGTCGTGTGTATCCGGCCGCCGCCGCGGCTGGAGTGGCGATGCTTTGCACGATCATCGCCGCCAATGCGCAGAGCGTCCTCAATCCGAATATCGAGGCTCTAAACCCGATCCTGCGGAGCAACTACTGGCTGACGATCCACGTCATCACGATCGTTTCCAGTTATGCCGCCTTTGCCCTGGCTCTGGGCCTGGGTCTGATCGGGACCTGGTTCTACCTGACCGCTCCCTATCGCCGAGATGTGGGAATGGGAGAGTTGGCCCGCCCCCTGATGGCGGTGCCGGTCCTGGCAGGGCTGGGAACGGTCGGGATTTATGGCTCGTACAATGGGTGGGCCTCGACTTCAACGTCGATGATCTCGCTCTGGGGCCTGAACATCTCGGGAGCTGATATCCTCTTCTTCGGTGGCTGGGCTCTGGCTGCCGCCGGCATTGCTGTGATGGTGATGGTCCTCAGCGGTCTCTTTGGCGAGTTGATTGCCCGGCTCACCTTGAGGAATCAGAGGGCCTCGGCGAATCAAGGGGCCACGGCAGCGGTTGATTCGAAGGTCGAGGCTGTCTCCAGCAGCGAAACTGGTGGTGGGACCGCCACCCTGACCCGACCGAGCATCGCCGAAATCAAGGCCCGCAACGCCGAGATGTACGGCCACGGCGGAGATGACCCTCGTGAACGGGCCATGCGAGAGCGGGCCGAACAGGTCAAGCCGATCTCCAGCTTCGTGTATCGGGCCTTGCAGGTGGGTGTCTTACTCGTCGCCGCGGGCACGATCCTCGGCGGTGTCTGGGCCGACTACTCGTGGGGCCGTTTCTGGGGTTGGGACCCGAAGGAAGTCTCTGCGCTCATCACGCTGCTGGTCTACCTGATCCCGCTGCATGGTCGGTTCGCCGGTTGGATCGGCAGTTTCGGCATGACGATGGCCTCAGTCCTCTGCTTCAACTCGGTCTTGATGGCCTGGTACGGCGTGAACTTCCTGCTTGGTGTCGGCCTGCACAGCTATGGCTTTGCGGAAGGGGGCAACCAGGGGGCAGTATTGCTCTCGGCCTTGCTGGTGAGTTCCCTGGCCTTCGGAGCCATCTGGCGCCGATCACTCGCCAAGCGAGAGATTACGCCGACGGTCGCATGA